The Agarilytica rhodophyticola genome has a window encoding:
- a CDS encoding VOC family protein, which produces MISHLTLGTNNLDLAIQYYDRVLALLSAKQIAKTDSVVFYEFPESSTKLAITKPHNNDVATFGNGTMLALKVDSDRLVKDIYELALSLNSKCEGEPGPRNNGAYFAAYFRDLDGNKIAVFHRGKGANT; this is translated from the coding sequence GTGATTTCACATTTAACACTTGGAACGAACAACCTCGATTTAGCTATACAATACTATGACAGAGTTCTAGCTCTGCTTAGTGCTAAACAGATTGCTAAAACCGATAGCGTTGTATTTTACGAATTCCCAGAATCAAGCACCAAACTTGCGATAACTAAACCTCACAATAATGATGTAGCTACTTTTGGCAATGGCACCATGCTCGCATTAAAAGTAGATAGCGATCGCCTTGTCAAAGATATATATGAGCTTGCGCTTAGCCTAAATTCAAAATGCGAAGGCGAACCTGGTCCTAGAAATAACGGCGCCTACTTTGCCGCATATTTCCGTGATTTAGACGGTAACAAAATAGCAGTTTTTCATAGAGGCAAAGGTGCAAATACATGA
- a CDS encoding demethoxyubiquinone hydroxylase family protein, with translation MIRVDHAGELGAINIYKAQLFVAKFFYKDIVLELEEMLSHENQHFEIFDSLLKKRATRSCYALWFWVSSGCILGFFTAILGRNAIWVCTNAIESTVLHHLEWQLKFLKEHDEETYNAVLSIRADEERHQSIGESLGKNSLIYKPIFGLVKSSTKIAIWLSTKL, from the coding sequence ATTATTCGTGTAGATCATGCTGGAGAGTTAGGTGCTATTAATATTTATAAAGCTCAATTATTTGTCGCTAAGTTTTTTTATAAAGATATCGTTCTAGAATTAGAAGAAATGCTATCTCATGAAAATCAGCATTTCGAAATTTTTGATAGCTTACTTAAAAAACGTGCTACGCGATCTTGCTATGCCTTGTGGTTTTGGGTATCTAGTGGTTGTATACTTGGTTTTTTTACCGCGATACTAGGGCGTAATGCTATATGGGTTTGCACTAATGCCATTGAATCTACAGTGTTGCACCATTTAGAATGGCAACTAAAATTTTTGAAAGAACACGATGAAGAAACATATAATGCGGTACTTAGTATCAGAGCTGATGAAGAACGCCACCAAAGTATAGGTGAGAGTCTTGGTAAAAATTCTTTAATCTACAAGCCAATCTTTGGCTTAGTTAAGAGCTCAACTAAAATTGCCATATGGCTGTCAACAAAACTATAA